A genomic region of Neisseria cinerea contains the following coding sequences:
- the aroE gene encoding shikimate dehydrogenase → MTALPRYAVFGNPVAHSKSPQIHRQFALQEGVNIEYERICADIDGFAQAVSTFFGTGGCGANVTVPFKQEAFHLADEHSDRALAAGAVNTLILLKNGKLRGDNTDGIGLANDITQVKNIAIEDKTILLLGAGGAVRGVIPVLKEHHPARIVIANRTHAKAEELARLFGIEAVPMADLNGGFDIIINGTSGGLSGQLPAISPEIFRNCRLAYDMVYGDAAQAFLNFAQSNGAAEVSDGLGMLVGQAAASYSLWRGFTPDIRPVIEYMKAL, encoded by the coding sequence ATGACCGCCCTCCCCCGCTACGCCGTTTTCGGCAACCCCGTCGCCCACAGCAAGTCGCCGCAAATCCATCGGCAGTTTGCCCTTCAGGAAGGCGTTAACATTGAATACGAACGCATTTGCGCCGACATCGACGGTTTCGCGCAGGCGGTTTCGACATTTTTTGGAACAGGCGGTTGCGGGGCAAACGTTACCGTACCGTTCAAACAGGAAGCGTTTCATCTGGCGGACGAGCATTCCGACCGCGCTTTGGCTGCCGGTGCGGTCAATACGCTGATTCTGTTGAAAAACGGCAAGCTGCGTGGCGACAACACCGACGGTATCGGTTTGGCCAACGACATCACGCAGGTCAAAAACATTGCCATCGAGGACAAAACCATTTTGCTTTTGGGCGCAGGCGGCGCGGTGCGCGGCGTGATTCCGGTATTGAAAGAACATCACCCTGCCCGTATCGTCATTGCCAACCGTACCCACGCCAAAGCTGAGGAATTGGCGCGGCTTTTCGGCATTGAAGCCGTCCCGATGGCAGATTTGAACGGCGGTTTTGATATCATCATCAACGGCACGTCCGGTGGCTTGAGCGGTCAGCTTCCTGCCATCAGCCCTGAAATTTTTCGCAACTGCCGCCTTGCCTACGATATGGTTTACGGCGACGCGGCGCAGGCGTTTTTGAACTTTGCCCAAAGCAACGGTGCGGCCGAAGTTTCAGACGGCCTGGGCATGCTGGTCGGTCAGGCTGCCGCTTCCTACTCCCTCTGGCGCGGATTTACGCCCGATATCCGCCCTGTTATCGAATACATGAAAGCCCTGTAA
- the lptB gene encoding LPS export ABC transporter ATP-binding protein — protein MSANVSRLVVQNLQKSFKKRQVVKSFSLEIESGEVVGLLGPNGAGKTTSFYMIVGLIAADAGSVMLDGQELRHLPIHERARLGVGYLPQEASIFRKMTVEQNIRAILEISTKDKSRIDGEVEKLLADLNIERLRNNPAPSLSGGERRRVEIARVLAMKPHFILLDEPFAGVDPIAVIDIQKIIGFLKSRGIGVLITDHNVRETLSICDRAYIISDGTVLASGKPDDLVGNEQVRSVYLGENFKY, from the coding sequence ATGAGCGCAAACGTTAGCCGCCTTGTTGTTCAAAACCTGCAAAAAAGTTTTAAAAAACGCCAAGTCGTTAAAAGCTTTTCCCTCGAAATCGAAAGCGGGGAAGTCGTCGGCCTGCTCGGGCCCAACGGTGCGGGTAAAACCACCAGTTTCTACATGATTGTCGGACTCATTGCCGCCGATGCGGGCAGCGTGATGCTGGACGGGCAGGAATTGCGCCACCTGCCTATACACGAACGCGCCCGCCTGGGTGTCGGCTACCTGCCGCAGGAAGCCTCGATTTTCCGCAAAATGACCGTCGAACAAAACATCCGCGCCATTTTAGAAATCAGCACCAAAGACAAAAGCCGCATCGACGGCGAAGTTGAAAAACTGCTTGCCGATCTGAATATCGAGCGTTTGCGCAATAATCCTGCTCCATCTTTGTCGGGCGGCGAACGCCGACGCGTCGAAATCGCCCGCGTACTCGCCATGAAACCGCATTTTATTTTGCTGGACGAGCCTTTTGCCGGCGTCGATCCCATCGCCGTCATCGACATCCAAAAAATCATCGGGTTTCTCAAGTCGCGCGGTATCGGCGTATTGATTACCGACCACAATGTACGCGAAACCCTCAGCATCTGCGATCGGGCCTACATTATTTCAGACGGCACGGTGTTGGCATCGGGAAAACCTGATGATTTGGTCGGAAACGAACAGGTTCGTTCTGTTTATCTGGGCGAGAACTTCAAATATTGA
- a CDS encoding suppressor of fused domain protein encodes MINHIEKYIGTISHGSKSDSGNQYKLNIAAIPSSPNRDLKTYITLGLSKHDLNYKSRFEILFVCSLKYDENQIFPFLRWLAETIIENKKILLRGQVVYLPKSIVDSTKMDALYVSAPFYFDDDFQVCYGEHCNIVFPLLVPLYKQETELVEKKGWNAFEQFLLDNEVDNLSDMNRKPFIW; translated from the coding sequence ATGATTAATCATATTGAAAAATATATAGGCACTATTTCTCATGGCTCGAAAAGCGATTCGGGAAATCAGTACAAATTAAATATCGCAGCTATTCCCTCTTCCCCTAACAGGGATTTAAAAACTTATATTACTTTAGGGTTAAGCAAACATGATCTGAATTATAAAAGCAGATTTGAAATACTTTTTGTATGTTCTTTAAAATATGATGAAAATCAGATTTTCCCATTTTTAAGATGGTTGGCAGAAACCATCATTGAGAATAAAAAAATCCTTCTTCGGGGGCAGGTTGTTTATTTGCCCAAAAGCATTGTTGATTCAACAAAAATGGACGCACTGTATGTTTCCGCCCCATTTTATTTCGACGATGATTTTCAGGTCTGTTATGGAGAACACTGCAATATCGTTTTCCCTTTGCTTGTCCCGTTGTATAAACAGGAAACAGAATTGGTGGAAAAAAAGGGTTGGAATGCTTTTGAGCAGTTCTTGCTGGATAATGAAGTTGACAACCTTTCGGATATGAATAGAAAACCGTTTATTTGGTAA
- a CDS encoding surface-adhesin E family protein: protein MKKMLCLAVFALGLATPAVAEDWLWLGNDSNNTDTIFGDADSRTDNRAWFQYRYAKPQKHDNGKSYNTAKALLEMDCSGKRHRLLTATAYSKSGNPIGSDTPSYAKWNYVIPGTLGEAQYEFVCNRYPR, encoded by the coding sequence ATGAAAAAGATGTTGTGCTTGGCAGTATTTGCATTAGGGTTGGCAACGCCAGCGGTGGCGGAGGATTGGTTGTGGTTAGGTAATGACAGTAACAATACTGATACCATATTTGGTGATGCAGACAGCCGTACGGACAACAGAGCATGGTTTCAATATAGGTACGCAAAGCCGCAAAAGCATGACAATGGAAAATCTTATAATACAGCTAAAGCGTTGTTGGAAATGGATTGCAGTGGTAAACGTCATAGGCTTTTGACAGCAACGGCGTATTCCAAATCGGGAAACCCTATCGGTTCTGATACACCATCCTATGCTAAATGGAATTATGTTATTCCCGGTACGCTTGGAGAGGCTCAGTACGAATTTGTCTGTAACCGCTATCCCCGTTGA
- a CDS encoding KpsF/GutQ family sugar-phosphate isomerase, whose amino-acid sequence MAGNEKYLDWAREVLHTEAEGLREIAAELDENFVLAADALLHCKGRVVITGMGKSGHIGRKMAATMASTGTPAFFVHPAEAAHGDLGMIVDNDVVVAISNSGESDEITAIIPALKRKDITLVCITARPDSTMARHADIHITASVSKEACPLGLAPTTSTTAVMALGDALAVVLLRARAFTPDDFALSHPAGSLGKRLLLRVADIMHKGGGLPAVRLGTPLKEAIVSMSEKGLGMLAVTDGQCRLKGVFTDGDLRRLFQECDNFTGLSIDEVMHTHPKTISAERLATEALKVMQANHVNGLLVTDADGVLTGALNMHDLLAARIV is encoded by the coding sequence ATGGCAGGAAACGAAAAATATCTCGATTGGGCGCGCGAAGTGTTGCACACCGAAGCGGAAGGCTTGCGCGAAATTGCAGCGGAATTGGACGAAAACTTCGTCCTTGCGGCAGACGCGTTGTTGCACTGCAAGGGCAGGGTGGTCATTACCGGCATGGGCAAGTCGGGACATATCGGGCGCAAAATGGCAGCAACCATGGCTTCGACCGGCACGCCTGCGTTTTTCGTCCACCCTGCGGAAGCGGCACACGGTGATTTGGGCATGATTGTGGACAACGACGTTGTCGTCGCGATTTCCAATTCCGGCGAAAGCGATGAAATCACCGCCATCATCCCCGCGCTCAAACGCAAAGACATTACCCTCGTCTGCATCACCGCCCGCCCCGATTCAACCATGGCGCGCCATGCCGACATCCACATCACGGCGTCGGTTTCTAAAGAAGCCTGCCCGCTGGGGCTTGCCCCGACCACCAGCACCACCGCCGTCATGGCTTTGGGCGATGCGTTGGCGGTCGTCCTGCTGCGCGCACGCGCGTTCACGCCCGACGATTTCGCCTTGAGCCATCCTGCCGGCAGCCTCGGCAAACGCCTGCTTTTACGCGTTGCCGACATTATGCACAAAGGCGGCGGCCTGCCTGCCGTCCGACTCGGCACGCCCTTGAAAGAAGCCATCGTCAGCATGAGCGAGAAAGGTTTGGGCATGTTGGCGGTAACGGACGGGCAATGCCGTCTGAAAGGCGTATTCACCGACGGCGATTTGCGCCGCCTGTTTCAAGAATGCGACAACTTTACCGGTCTTTCGATAGACGAAGTCATGCATACACACCCTAAAACCATCTCCGCCGAACGTCTCGCTACCGAAGCCCTGAAAGTCATGCAGGCAAACCATGTGAACGGGCTTCTGGTTACCGATGCAGACGGCGTGCTGACAGGTGCGCTGAATATGCACGACCTGCTGGCGGCACGGATTGTATAA
- a CDS encoding ribonuclease E inhibitor RraB translates to MIIDKKSTSDVLKQYQELGFNLTKPMIIEFFIEGSQKNLQSIESQLISYRQDFQISIEQDEFGEMWTCYCSVNIIPSLENILAIETTLFGIAQKNDCNYEGFGSYGN, encoded by the coding sequence ATGATAATTGACAAAAAATCTACTTCAGATGTACTGAAACAATATCAAGAACTAGGGTTTAATTTGACAAAACCTATGATAATAGAGTTTTTTATAGAGGGTTCTCAAAAAAATCTGCAATCAATAGAAAGCCAACTCATTTCTTATCGGCAAGATTTTCAAATCAGTATTGAACAAGATGAATTCGGAGAAATGTGGACTTGCTATTGTTCCGTCAATATCATCCCTTCCCTTGAAAACATTTTAGCTATTGAAACTACGTTATTTGGTATTGCACAAAAAAATGATTGTAATTATGAAGGTTTTGGTTCGTATGGGAACTAA
- the mtgA gene encoding monofunctional biosynthetic peptidoglycan transglycosylase: protein MFRIIKWLIALPIGIFIFFNAYVYGNIITYRAVAPHQTAFMSMRMKQFEQEGRNVALDYRWVPYDRISTNLKKALIASEDAHFAGHGGFDWGGIQNAIRRNRNSGEVKAGGSTISQQLAKNLFLNESRSYLRKGEEAAITAMMEAVTDKDRIFELYLNSIEWHYGVFGAEAASRYFYKKPAADLTKQQAAKLTARVPAPLYYADHPKSKRLRNKTNIVLKRMGSAELPEDDTD from the coding sequence ATGTTCCGCATCATCAAATGGCTGATTGCCCTGCCCATCGGCATCTTCATTTTCTTCAACGCTTATGTGTACGGCAACATCATTACCTACCGTGCCGTCGCGCCGCATCAAACCGCCTTTATGTCGATGCGGATGAAGCAGTTCGAACAAGAAGGACGCAATGTCGCCCTGGATTACCGTTGGGTTCCCTACGACCGCATTTCCACCAACCTGAAAAAAGCCCTGATTGCTTCCGAAGATGCCCATTTTGCCGGACACGGTGGCTTCGATTGGGGCGGCATTCAAAACGCCATCAGACGCAACCGAAACAGCGGCGAAGTGAAGGCGGGCGGATCGACCATCAGCCAGCAGCTTGCCAAGAACCTCTTCCTCAACGAAAGCCGCAGCTATCTGCGCAAAGGGGAAGAGGCGGCCATTACGGCGATGATGGAAGCCGTTACCGACAAAGACAGGATTTTCGAACTGTATCTGAATTCAATCGAGTGGCACTACGGGGTGTTTGGCGCGGAAGCTGCGTCCCGATATTTTTATAAAAAACCGGCCGCAGACCTGACCAAACAGCAGGCGGCGAAACTGACTGCCCGCGTCCCCGCCCCGCTCTACTACGCCGACCATCCGAAAAGCAAACGGCTGCGCAACAAAACCAATATCGTGCTCAAACGCATGGGTTCGGCAGAATTGCCTGAAGACGACACCGACTGA
- a CDS encoding KdsC family phosphatase yields the protein MQAISPELQARAAKIKLLILDVDGVLTDGRIFIRDNGEEIKSFHTLDGHGLKMLQASGVQTAIITGRDAPSVGIRVKQLGINYYFKGISDKRAAYEELRVQAGVEEAECAFIGDDVVDLPVMVRCGLPVAVPDAHWFTLQHAAYIAKRPGGAGAVREVCDLIMRAKGTLGAALNEYIK from the coding sequence ATGCAGGCAATTTCTCCCGAATTACAGGCGCGCGCCGCCAAAATCAAACTGCTGATCTTGGATGTGGACGGTGTTTTGACCGACGGGCGCATATTTATCCGCGATAACGGCGAAGAAATCAAATCGTTTCACACACTGGACGGACACGGTCTGAAAATGCTTCAGGCAAGCGGCGTGCAGACTGCGATTATCACAGGTCGGGACGCGCCCTCCGTCGGCATCCGCGTCAAACAGTTGGGCATAAATTACTACTTCAAAGGCATTTCGGACAAACGCGCCGCGTATGAAGAGCTGCGCGTGCAGGCAGGCGTGGAAGAAGCCGAGTGTGCTTTTATCGGCGACGACGTGGTCGATTTGCCGGTGATGGTGCGCTGCGGATTGCCGGTTGCCGTCCCCGACGCGCATTGGTTTACGCTGCAACACGCCGCCTATATTGCCAAACGCCCCGGCGGTGCGGGCGCGGTGCGCGAAGTGTGCGACCTGATTATGCGCGCGAAAGGTACGCTGGGCGCGGCTTTGAACGAGTACATCAAATGA
- the lptC gene encoding LPS export ABC transporter periplasmic protein LptC: MKVRWRYGIAFPLILAVALGGLSAWLGRISEVEIEEVRLNPDEPQYTMDGLDGRRFDEQGYLKEHLSSKGAKQFPESSDIHFESPHLSFFQEGRLLYEVGSDEAVYHTETKQVLFKNHVVLNKTSDGRRQAGTVKTDKLHVDTESQYAQTDTPVSFQYGASHGQAGGMTYDHKTGLLNFSSKVKATIYDTKNM, translated from the coding sequence ATGAAAGTAAGATGGCGGTACGGAATTGCGTTCCCATTGATATTGGCGGTTGCCTTGGGCGGTCTGTCGGCATGGTTGGGTCGTATCAGCGAAGTCGAAATCGAGGAAGTCAGGCTCAATCCCGACGAACCTCAATACACAATGGACGGCTTGGACGGCAGGCGGTTTGACGAACAGGGATACTTGAAAGAACATTTGAGCTCAAAGGGCGCGAAACAGTTTCCGGAAAGCAGCGATATACATTTCGAGTCGCCGCACCTTTCCTTCTTCCAAGAAGGCAGGTTGTTGTACGAAGTCGGCAGCGACGAAGCCGTCTACCATACCGAAACCAAACAAGTTCTCTTTAAAAACCATGTCGTCCTGAACAAAACCAGCGACGGCAGGCGGCAGGCGGGTACGGTAAAAACCGACAAGCTTCATGTTGATACCGAATCGCAATATGCCCAAACCGACACGCCCGTCAGCTTTCAATACGGCGCGTCGCACGGGCAGGCGGGCGGCATGACTTACGACCACAAAACAGGCTTGTTGAATTTCTCATCTAAAGTGAAAGCCACGATTTATGATACAAAAAATATGTAA
- the tal gene encoding transaldolase, whose translation MTILSDVKALGQQIWLDNLSRSLVQSGELAQMLKQGVCGITSNPAIFQKAFAGDVLYADEIAALKQQNLSPKQRYETMAVADVRAACDVCLAEHESTGGKTGFVSLEVSPELAKDAQGTVEEARRLHAAIARKNAMIKVPATEAGIDALETLVSDGISVNLTLLFSRAQTLKAYAAYARGIAKRLAAGQSVAHIYVVASFFISRVDGALDTTLPDHLKGKIAIALAKAAYQDWAQYFGSSEFAALEAQGANRVQLLWASTGVKNPTYPDTLYVDSLIGAHTVNTVPDATLKAFIDHGTAKASLTEGVEEAQAQLAETAALGIDVETLAARLQEDGLKQFEEAFEKLLAPLV comes from the coding sequence ATGACTATTTTATCGGACGTTAAAGCATTAGGACAACAAATCTGGCTGGACAACCTTTCCCGATCGCTCGTGCAAAGCGGCGAATTGGCGCAAATGCTGAAACAGGGCGTGTGCGGCATAACTTCCAATCCCGCCATCTTCCAAAAAGCCTTCGCCGGCGACGTGCTTTACGCCGATGAAATCGCCGCCCTCAAGCAGCAAAACCTCAGCCCCAAACAACGCTACGAAACCATGGCGGTTGCCGACGTACGGGCAGCCTGCGACGTTTGCCTCGCCGAACACGAATCCACCGGCGGCAAAACCGGTTTCGTCAGTCTCGAAGTTTCTCCCGAACTTGCCAAAGACGCGCAAGGCACGGTAGAAGAAGCCCGCCGCCTCCATGCCGCCATCGCACGTAAAAACGCCATGATTAAAGTTCCTGCCACCGAGGCAGGCATCGATGCGCTCGAAACCCTCGTTTCAGACGGCATCAGCGTGAACCTGACCCTGCTATTCTCACGCGCCCAAACCCTCAAAGCCTACGCCGCCTACGCGCGCGGCATTGCCAAACGCTTGGCAGCCGGACAAAGCGTTGCCCATATCTACGTCGTCGCCAGCTTCTTCATCTCCCGTGTGGACGGCGCACTGGACACAACGCTGCCCGACCACCTCAAAGGCAAAATCGCCATCGCCCTTGCCAAAGCCGCCTACCAAGACTGGGCGCAATACTTCGGCAGCTCGGAATTTGCCGCACTGGAAGCCCAAGGCGCAAACCGCGTACAGCTTTTGTGGGCATCTACCGGCGTGAAAAACCCAACCTATCCCGACACGCTCTACGTTGACAGCCTGATCGGCGCGCACACCGTCAACACCGTTCCCGATGCCACGCTCAAAGCCTTTATCGACCACGGCACAGCCAAAGCCTCGCTGACAGAAGGCGTAGAAGAAGCACAAGCGCAGCTCGCCGAAACCGCTGCGCTCGGCATAGATGTCGAAACCTTGGCGGCGCGTTTGCAGGAAGACGGTTTGAAACAATTTGAAGAAGCGTTTGAAAAACTGCTCGCACCGTTGGTTTAA
- a CDS encoding GIY-YIG nuclease family protein, with product MNASNWSVYLILCENSAFYCGISTNPQQRLAAHTAGKGAKYTRVFKPVVMRIVAGGMDKGTALKQEIAVKKLTAAQKRKLWEQAEKMPSEK from the coding sequence ATGAACGCGTCAAACTGGAGCGTTTACCTGATATTGTGTGAAAACAGCGCGTTCTATTGCGGCATCAGCACGAATCCACAACAGCGGCTTGCCGCCCACACGGCCGGAAAAGGCGCGAAATATACCCGCGTATTCAAACCGGTAGTGATGCGTATCGTTGCAGGCGGCATGGATAAAGGCACTGCGCTCAAACAGGAAATCGCCGTCAAAAAACTGACCGCCGCACAAAAACGGAAATTGTGGGAGCAGGCAGAAAAAATGCCGTCTGAAAAGTAA
- the glnA gene encoding type I glutamate--ammonia ligase, producing the protein MSIKNAVKLIEESEARFVDLRFTDTKGKQHHFTVPARIVLEDPEEWFENGQAFDGSSIGGWKGIQASDMQLRPDASTAFVDPFYDDVTVVITCDVIDPADGQGYDRDPRSIARRAEAYLKSSGIGDTAYFGPEPEFFVFDGVEFETDMHKTRYEITSESGAWASGLHMDGQNTGHRPAVKGGYAPVAPIDCGQDLRSAMVNILEELGIEVEVHHSEVGTGSQMEIGTKFSTLVKRADQTQDMKYVIQNVAHNFGKTATFMPKPIMGDNGSGMHVHQSIWKDGQNLFAGDGYAGLSDTALYYIGGIIKHAKALNAITNPSTNSYKRLVPHFEAPTKLAYSAKNRSASIRIPSVNSSKARRIEARFPDPTANPYLAFAALLMAGLDGIQNKIHPGDPADKNLYDLPPEEDALVPTVCASLEEALAALKADHEFLLRGGVFSKDWIDSYIAFKEEDVRRIRMAPHPLEFEMYYSL; encoded by the coding sequence ATGTCTATTAAAAACGCCGTAAAATTGATTGAAGAAAGCGAAGCCCGCTTTGTCGATTTGCGCTTTACCGATACCAAAGGCAAGCAGCACCACTTTACCGTGCCTGCGCGCATCGTGTTGGAAGACCCCGAAGAGTGGTTTGAAAACGGTCAGGCGTTTGACGGTTCGTCTATCGGCGGCTGGAAAGGCATTCAGGCTTCCGATATGCAGCTGCGTCCCGATGCGTCTACAGCCTTCGTTGATCCTTTTTATGATGATGTTACCGTCGTTATTACCTGCGACGTCATCGACCCTGCCGACGGTCAGGGTTACGACCGCGACCCGCGCTCCATCGCCCGCCGCGCCGAGGCCTATTTGAAATCTTCCGGTATCGGCGACACGGCATACTTCGGCCCCGAGCCTGAATTCTTCGTCTTCGACGGCGTAGAATTTGAAACCGATATGCACAAAACCCGTTACGAAATCACGTCCGAAAGCGGCGCATGGGCAAGCGGTCTGCATATGGACGGTCAAAACACCGGCCACCGCCCTGCCGTCAAAGGCGGTTATGCGCCCGTTGCCCCGATTGACTGCGGTCAAGATTTGCGCTCCGCCATGGTGAACATTTTGGAAGAACTCGGCATCGAAGTCGAAGTCCACCACAGCGAAGTCGGTACCGGCAGCCAAATGGAAATCGGCACGAAGTTCAGCACACTGGTCAAACGCGCCGACCAAACCCAAGACATGAAATATGTGATTCAAAATGTCGCCCACAACTTCGGCAAAACTGCCACCTTCATGCCCAAACCCATCATGGGCGACAACGGTAGCGGTATGCACGTTCACCAATCCATTTGGAAAGACGGTCAAAACCTGTTTGCAGGCGACGGCTATGCCGGTTTGAGCGACACCGCGCTCTACTACATCGGCGGCATCATCAAACACGCCAAGGCCCTGAACGCGATTACCAATCCGTCCACCAACTCCTACAAACGCCTTGTACCGCACTTTGAAGCGCCGACCAAACTGGCATACTCCGCCAAAAACCGTTCCGCGTCCATCCGCATTCCGTCCGTGAACAGTAGCAAAGCACGCCGCATCGAAGCGCGTTTCCCCGATCCGACCGCCAACCCATACTTGGCGTTCGCCGCTTTATTGATGGCCGGTTTGGACGGTATTCAAAACAAAATCCATCCGGGCGACCCTGCCGATAAAAACCTTTACGACCTGCCGCCGGAAGAAGATGCATTGGTGCCGACCGTTTGCGCTTCTTTGGAAGAAGCACTGGCCGCCCTCAAAGCCGACCACGAATTCCTCCTGCGCGGCGGCGTGTTCAGCAAAGACTGGATCGACAGTTACATCGCCTTCAAAGAAGAAGATGTCCGCCGCATCCGCATGGCACCGCATCCGCTGGAATTTGAAATGTATTACAGCCTGTAA
- a CDS encoding AmpG family muropeptide MFS transporter, with amino-acid sequence MTVSKSGFIGQIFSRNMLVCIFTGFTSGLPLYFLINLIPAWLRSEQVDLIIIGLMALIGLPFTWKFLWSPLMDAVRLPVLGRRRGWMLLTQAGLLAALAAYAFLNPRNHLPLIAGLSVLVAFFSASQDIVLDAFRREILSDEELGLGNSVHVNAYRIAALVPGSLSLVLADRMPWPEVFVITSLFMLPGLLMTLFLAREPMLPPSVPKTLKQTVVEPFKEFFTRKGIASAVCVLLFIFLYKLGDSMATALATPFYLDMGFSKTDIGLIAKNAGLWPAVAAGILGGVWMLKIGVNKALWIFGAVQAVTVLGFVWLAGFGHFDTVGTSERLMLAAVIGAEAVGVGLGTAAFVSYMARETNPAFTATQLALFTSLSAVPRTVINSFAGYLIEWLGYVPFFQLCFILALPGMLLLLKVAPWNGKKTQDAGR; translated from the coding sequence ATGACTGTATCGAAATCAGGTTTTATCGGGCAAATCTTTTCCCGCAATATGCTTGTCTGTATTTTTACGGGGTTTACCTCGGGGCTGCCGCTGTACTTTCTGATTAACCTGATTCCGGCATGGTTGCGCAGCGAGCAGGTGGATTTGATTATCATCGGGCTGATGGCGTTAATCGGTCTGCCGTTTACTTGGAAATTTTTGTGGTCGCCGCTGATGGACGCGGTCAGGCTGCCCGTTTTGGGGCGGCGGCGCGGGTGGATGCTGCTGACGCAGGCAGGGTTGCTGGCGGCTTTGGCGGCATATGCCTTTTTAAACCCCCGGAATCATCTGCCGTTGATTGCCGGCTTGTCGGTGCTTGTCGCTTTTTTTTCCGCCAGTCAGGACATTGTATTGGATGCATTCAGGCGCGAGATTTTGTCGGACGAGGAATTGGGTTTGGGCAACTCGGTCCATGTGAACGCCTACCGGATTGCTGCTTTGGTTCCGGGTTCGCTCAGCCTGGTGCTGGCAGACAGGATGCCGTGGCCGGAGGTGTTTGTCATCACTTCGCTGTTTATGCTGCCCGGTCTTCTGATGACGCTGTTTCTCGCGCGCGAACCCATGTTGCCGCCTTCCGTTCCTAAAACGTTGAAGCAGACCGTGGTAGAGCCGTTTAAAGAATTTTTTACACGTAAAGGCATCGCTTCGGCTGTATGCGTGCTGCTGTTTATCTTCCTTTACAAACTCGGCGACAGTATGGCAACCGCGTTGGCAACGCCGTTTTATCTGGATATGGGTTTCAGCAAGACAGACATCGGTTTGATTGCGAAAAATGCAGGACTGTGGCCGGCAGTGGCGGCAGGTATCTTGGGCGGCGTGTGGATGCTGAAAATCGGCGTAAACAAAGCCTTGTGGATATTCGGCGCGGTGCAGGCTGTAACCGTTTTGGGGTTTGTATGGCTGGCAGGGTTCGGACATTTCGACACAGTCGGTACGAGCGAGAGGCTGATGCTGGCGGCAGTTATCGGCGCAGAGGCAGTCGGAGTGGGGTTGGGGACGGCGGCGTTTGTATCGTATATGGCGCGCGAGACCAATCCCGCGTTTACGGCAACGCAGCTCGCACTGTTTACCAGCCTGTCCGCTGTTCCCCGTACGGTCATCAATTCCTTTGCTGGTTATCTGATCGAATGGCTCGGTTATGTACCGTTTTTCCAGCTGTGTTTCATACTTGCCCTGCCAGGTATGCTGTTGTTGCTGAAAGTTGCGCCTTGGAACGGGAAAAAAACTCAGGATGCAGGCAGATGA
- the lptA gene encoding lipopolysaccharide transport periplasmic protein LptA translates to MIQKICKIFVLIAFFSASPAFALQSDSRQPIQIEADQGSLDQANQSTTFSGNVVIRQGTLNISAARVNVTRNGKGEQFMKADGSPVRFSQTLDGGKGTVRGQANNVAYSSAGSTVVLTGNAKVQRGGDVAEGAVITYNTKTEVYTISGSTKSGAKSASKSGRVSVIIQPSSTQKSE, encoded by the coding sequence ATGATACAAAAAATATGTAAAATTTTTGTTTTAATAGCATTTTTTTCGGCATCCCCCGCTTTTGCCCTTCAGAGCGACAGCAGGCAGCCTATTCAGATTGAGGCAGACCAAGGTTCGCTCGATCAAGCCAACCAAAGCACCACATTCAGCGGAAACGTCGTCATCAGACAGGGTACGCTCAATATTTCCGCCGCCCGCGTCAACGTAACGCGTAATGGCAAAGGCGAACAGTTTATGAAGGCCGACGGCTCGCCCGTGCGCTTCAGCCAAACGTTGGACGGGGGCAAAGGGACGGTGCGCGGTCAGGCAAACAACGTTGCTTATTCGTCTGCAGGCAGCACCGTAGTCTTAACCGGTAATGCCAAAGTACAGCGCGGCGGCGATGTCGCCGAAGGCGCGGTGATTACATACAACACCAAAACCGAAGTCTATACCATCAGCGGCAGCACAAAATCCGGCGCAAAATCCGCTTCCAAATCCGGCAGGGTCAGTGTCATCATCCAGCCTTCGAGTACGCAAAAATCCGAATAA